From a region of the Candidatus Poribacteria bacterium genome:
- a CDS encoding site-specific DNA-methyltransferase, whose protein sequence is MIQCKHETPFEKHGSPCPMPKQNFNEKLIARLKKNPDFLDESGELLPAAVKDHAWKLDPNLIRLLLSDPAIKSTFFDEIDGHWVFNHNTFIDYINEKNFLANSYTQFRNKIGLDIDGKFLRERGEVSLVWPYKDCVLEGGQTKEAEKRKEIFFNEILAQDEIDHLFDPKALTNWKRHTVAGEQDVTEIKRDNNGTIRENFIIKGNNLIALHTLKQQFRGQIKLIYIDPPYNTGSDSFGYNDSFNRSSWLTFMKNRLEVAKELLTDDGVFFASCDDNEHAYLKVLMDEIFGNKNFVTNFVVIRAEGGGLAKQVVKGHDYLLTYAKNIEKFEPLRKPKDIRGKIVEKDGKKYWIEEDWLRIEFGKYGTCYYEDIEKIKGKAKKDEIDKGIEAGQYILLNKGKNKTIVGRYRALDEDGSKFYSVLKHLNADGKNELKDLMGEDIFAFPKPTALLKKIIFGATFFQKDKDAIILDFHAGSGTTAHAVLELNKQDNGNRQFILVEQMDYVESVTMPRVKKVIEKQGGGDFIYCELMQYNQAYMDKIQAAQSSAELVALWRDIAQNSFLNWYVNAETPQEAMDDFNAIDDLEAQKHLLAELLDKNQLYVNLSEMEDADFAVSAEDKALNRAFYSDSS, encoded by the coding sequence ATGATACAATGTAAGCATGAAACACCTTTTGAAAAACACGGAAGTCCTTGCCCTATGCCAAAACAAAACTTCAACGAAAAACTGATCGCACGCCTCAAAAAAAATCCCGACTTCCTTGACGAATCAGGCGAACTCCTCCCCGCCGCAGTCAAAGACCACGCATGGAAACTCGACCCTAACCTCATCAGGCTACTGCTTTCCGATCCAGCGATAAAATCAACCTTCTTTGACGAAATTGACGGACATTGGGTGTTCAACCACAACACCTTTATTGACTACATCAACGAAAAGAACTTCCTTGCCAATTCCTACACCCAATTCCGCAACAAAATCGGCTTGGACATTGACGGAAAATTCTTACGCGAACGCGGCGAGGTTTCACTCGTCTGGCCCTACAAAGATTGCGTGCTTGAAGGCGGACAGACAAAGGAAGCGGAAAAGCGTAAAGAGATTTTCTTCAACGAAATCCTCGCACAAGACGAAATTGACCACCTGTTTGATCCGAAGGCACTTACCAACTGGAAACGCCACACCGTCGCAGGTGAACAAGACGTAACCGAGATCAAGCGCGACAACAACGGCACGATACGCGAAAACTTTATCATCAAAGGCAACAACCTGATCGCACTCCACACACTCAAACAGCAATTCCGTGGACAGATCAAACTGATTTACATCGATCCACCATATAACACCGGAAGTGATAGTTTCGGCTACAATGATAGTTTTAACCGTTCCAGTTGGCTGACGTTTATGAAAAACCGGTTGGAAGTAGCAAAGGAACTATTAACAGACGATGGCGTGTTCTTTGCCAGTTGTGATGACAATGAACATGCATATTTGAAAGTTTTAATGGACGAAATTTTTGGAAATAAAAATTTTGTCACCAATTTTGTAGTCATTCGGGCAGAAGGCGGTGGACTTGCTAAACAAGTGGTAAAAGGGCATGACTACTTATTGACTTATGCAAAAAACATCGAAAAATTTGAACCCTTGAGAAAGCCTAAAGATATCAGAGGCAAGATCGTTGAAAAAGATGGTAAGAAATACTGGATTGAAGAAGACTGGTTGAGAATAGAATTCGGAAAATATGGGACTTGTTATTATGAAGATATTGAGAAAATTAAAGGAAAAGCCAAAAAAGATGAAATTGACAAAGGCATAGAAGCCGGTCAGTACATCCTTTTGAATAAGGGAAAAAATAAAACAATTGTCGGGAGATATAGAGCATTAGACGAAGATGGTTCAAAGTTTTATTCTGTTTTAAAACACCTTAATGCAGATGGTAAGAATGAACTGAAAGATCTTATGGGTGAAGATATTTTTGCTTTTCCAAAGCCAACTGCATTGCTAAAAAAAATCATATTCGGTGCTACTTTTTTTCAAAAAGATAAAGATGCCATTATTCTCGACTTTCACGCTGGTTCAGGAACTACCGCACATGCCGTTTTAGAATTGAACAAGCAAGACAATGGAAATCGGCAATTTATTTTGGTAGAACAGATGGATTATGTTGAAAGTGTTACCATGCCTCGCGTGAAAAAAGTTATAGAAAAGCAAGGTGGCGGCGATTTTATCTATTGTGAATTGATGCAATACAACCAAGCCTACATGGACAAAATCCAAGCTGCACAATCTTCCGCAGAACTCGTTGCCCTCTGGCGGGACATCGCCCAAAACTCCTTCCTAAACTGGTATGTCAATGCTGAAACGCCACAAGAGGCGATGGACGATTTCAACGCCATTGACGATCTTGAGGCACAAAAACATCTATTGGCAGAATTGCTGGATAAAAATCAACTCTATGTCAACCTCTCCGAAATGGAGGATGCAGATTTTGCTGTGAGTGCGGAAGATAAGGCGTTGAATAGGGCGTTTTATAGCGATTCTTCGTAG
- a CDS encoding tetratricopeptide repeat protein, with protein MQEPNQGFTHISNIFSVAYANNTPSSKQDSAATYNNSGIIHAEKGKYGFAIEDFNKAIELDANHVEAYCNRGTAYYLQNEFEIAIENYNKAAALNPRHAGTYNNRGAAYANNGEHAKAIKDFTTAIKLNPQDAGLYNNRGLVYGNIFDFDRAIKNYNKAIELNPNFADAYINRGVAKHHKGKYRTAIEDYSRAIELYPDHVLVYNNRGLSHDLNGDLGRAIKDYNEAIRRKVDYAEAYYNRGAAYGKKGEVDLAIRDSNKAIELDPNHAGAYGNLGSAYANKEEYDRAITAYTKAIDLNPAGVAAYTNRGRVYFIKGKVNRAIEDYTRAVELDSEDSIAYYNRGESWLRLKEWDKAKVDLMTAKRMGMDVIAAFHNSYKNVETYERRHRVKLPKDITLLLTQRRRTRYPKTQKVLDVGGTPIESPNVVNLREQLRNVSRITLGTYVKTKPAFGLNTSPTEAFIVDKATRDRLIVEHPSSIDILKPFLHGEDIRRWHVDTPQQWLIFAHRGIAINDYPAILEYLEKHRKPLSKRKGKQKWYELQASLKDTERFSQPKLVCPDTYDHQTFAVDTAGYYYGKTAYLIPTEETWLCGLLNSRTVEWFYSQVSNQLTIDPLRARSGYLQQIPIPDITPVHKALIAKIVDYLIYLQQQPEINSKDLKYARDRIMLGYFERVIDGLVYEAYLPAELHKSNKVFLKPLLDEGLPSIEEIQSDKMSAFRDIFELLYDRMHLVRRHLYYLDSIKPVRIIQGKL; from the coding sequence ATGCAAGAACCGAATCAGGGATTTACCCATATTTCCAACATCTTTAGCGTTGCTTACGCTAACAATACGCCATCCAGCAAACAAGATAGTGCCGCTACATACAATAACAGTGGAATCATTCACGCCGAAAAGGGAAAATATGGTTTTGCTATTGAGGACTTTAACAAAGCGATAGAACTTGATGCAAACCATGTCGAAGCCTATTGCAACCGCGGTACTGCATACTACCTACAAAATGAGTTTGAAATCGCCATAGAAAATTATAATAAGGCGGCTGCCCTGAATCCACGTCATGCTGGCACATATAACAATCGGGGTGCTGCCTACGCCAATAATGGTGAACATGCGAAAGCGATCAAGGATTTCACAACAGCAATTAAACTAAATCCACAAGATGCTGGGCTCTACAACAATCGCGGACTTGTTTATGGAAATATATTTGATTTTGATCGGGCAATCAAGAATTACAACAAGGCGATAGAACTAAATCCAAATTTTGCAGATGCTTATATCAATCGCGGTGTGGCTAAACATCACAAAGGTAAATATAGGACAGCAATCGAAGACTATAGCAGAGCCATAGAACTGTACCCGGATCATGTCTTAGTCTACAACAATCGTGGACTTTCTCACGACCTAAACGGTGATCTTGGCCGAGCCATCAAAGATTATAATGAAGCAATAAGACGAAAAGTAGATTATGCAGAAGCCTATTACAATCGCGGTGCTGCCTATGGTAAGAAAGGCGAAGTTGACCTCGCTATTAGAGACTCCAACAAAGCTATAGAACTTGATCCTAATCATGCAGGTGCCTATGGTAATCTTGGCTCTGCTTATGCTAACAAAGAGGAATATGATCGAGCAATCACTGCCTATACCAAAGCAATAGACCTGAATCCAGCAGGTGTTGCTGCTTATACCAATCGCGGTAGAGTCTATTTTATAAAAGGTAAAGTTAACCGTGCTATTGAGGATTATACAAGGGCTGTAGAACTGGACTCAGAAGATAGTATAGCCTATTATAATCGCGGGGAATCATGGTTACGTCTTAAAGAATGGGATAAAGCCAAAGTTGATCTAATGACTGCAAAACGTATGGGTATGGATGTCATTGCTGCGTTTCATAACTCATACAAAAACGTTGAGACTTATGAGCGGCGACACCGTGTTAAATTACCGAAAGACATCACACTTTTACTAACACAACGTCGGCGGACCCGTTACCCCAAGACACAAAAGGTATTGGATGTCGGGGGCACCCCTATTGAATCACCGAATGTCGTGAATTTACGCGAGCAGCTTCGCAATGTGAGTCGGATAACATTAGGCACGTATGTCAAAACGAAACCTGCTTTCGGTCTCAATACATCACCGACTGAAGCGTTCATTGTAGACAAAGCGACACGCGACAGACTCATTGTGGAACACCCTTCATCCATTGATATTTTGAAGCCGTTTTTGCATGGAGAGGATATAAGACGTTGGCATGTTGACACACCGCAGCAGTGGTTAATTTTTGCACATCGTGGAATAGCAATCAACGATTACCCTGCCATCTTGGAATATCTGGAAAAACATAGAAAGCCGCTGAGTAAAAGAAAAGGCAAACAGAAATGGTATGAACTTCAAGCATCTCTTAAGGATACAGAACGTTTTTCGCAACCCAAACTGGTCTGCCCAGATACCTATGATCATCAGACTTTCGCTGTTGATACTGCCGGTTATTATTACGGCAAAACCGCCTACCTTATCCCTACTGAGGAGACATGGCTCTGTGGTCTCCTTAATTCTCGGACTGTAGAGTGGTTTTATTCGCAGGTGTCGAACCAATTGACGATTGATCCGCTTCGGGCGCGGAGTGGGTATCTCCAACAGATTCCGATTCCTGACATCACGCCGGTCCACAAAGCACTCATCGCTAAAATCGTTGATTATCTGATCTATCTACAGCAGCAACCGGAGATAAACAGCAAGGATTTGAAGTATGCCCGCGACCGCATAATGCTCGGATACTTTGAGCGCGTTATTGATGGATTGGTTTATGAGGCTTACCTACCTGCGGAACTTCATAAGAGCAATAAAGTTTTCTTGAAACCGTTATTGGACGAAGGGTTGCCATCGATTGAGGAGATTCAGAGTGATAAAATGTCCGCTTTCCGGGACATCTTTGAACTGTTATATGACAGGATGCATCTTGTCCGACGCCACCTTTATTATTTGGATAGTATAAAACCTGTCCGCATCATTCAGGGAAAACTGTGA
- a CDS encoding ATP-binding protein, translating to MKITNIEIKNFRAFPQIYHINLHNAGKNLLVYGENGSGKSSLYLALKYFLESSVPENSEDNRNRAFETHQNIFTEDPGHIKLRFLSESQQEKNTYEWSRDVKEITDELISETSKAKGFLDYKSLLETHYLHRENDTVNLFDLLVKTLLANTINPVTERTLAEDWNIIQPPFPRRGAKTQIAALEGRINFFNDELTNRLAELRPKASEILNKFGYKVELDLDFQRVAYNQDEKTLDNQEILLKVEFFDTDISAHHRFLNEAKLSAIAIAIYLSSILCLPEPKEGMKILALDDVLIGLDMSNRLPVLDILNDYFPDHQIFLTTYDKAWYEIAKQRPSRSGKWKAVEFYFSQTDAYEIPVYAEDKAYLEKAKEYLDANDYKACAIYVRTAFEAVIKQYCEKKDLAIKYRENPRDLRSEDFWIPIKMEKDEDGLLLLDLRVVDKIEWARKFILNELSHATFANIYRKELEDAIEAVEQLENALAAV from the coding sequence GTGAAAATAACCAATATTGAGATCAAAAACTTTAGAGCTTTTCCGCAAATCTATCATATCAATCTTCATAATGCAGGGAAAAACTTACTTGTTTATGGAGAAAATGGGAGCGGAAAATCGTCACTATATCTCGCCCTAAAGTATTTTCTTGAATCCAGTGTGCCCGAAAATAGCGAGGATAACAGAAACCGAGCGTTTGAAACCCATCAGAACATCTTTACCGAGGATCCTGGTCATATCAAACTTCGTTTTCTTTCAGAGTCTCAACAAGAGAAAAATACCTACGAGTGGTCAAGAGATGTTAAAGAAATAACTGACGAACTGATTAGTGAAACGTCAAAAGCGAAGGGTTTTCTGGACTACAAGTCGCTGTTGGAAACACACTACCTCCATCGTGAAAACGACACAGTAAATCTGTTTGATTTATTGGTTAAGACATTGTTAGCAAATACCATCAACCCCGTGACGGAAAGAACCCTTGCCGAGGATTGGAATATTATTCAGCCGCCATTTCCCCGCAGAGGCGCGAAAACCCAAATAGCAGCTCTTGAGGGACGGATAAACTTTTTTAACGATGAACTAACAAACAGATTAGCAGAGCTGCGTCCAAAGGCATCCGAAATTCTCAACAAGTTTGGATATAAGGTCGAACTTGACTTAGATTTTCAGAGAGTCGCATACAACCAAGATGAGAAAACACTTGACAACCAAGAGATTCTCTTAAAAGTTGAATTTTTTGATACAGATATATCTGCACATCATCGCTTCCTGAACGAGGCAAAGTTGTCAGCAATTGCTATTGCTATCTATCTTTCGTCAATCTTATGCTTGCCAGAACCAAAAGAGGGCATGAAAATTCTTGCCCTTGACGATGTTCTGATAGGTTTGGACATGTCAAACCGTCTACCGGTACTCGACATTCTGAACGACTACTTTCCAGACCACCAGATCTTTTTGACGACTTACGATAAGGCGTGGTATGAAATCGCCAAACAACGCCCCTCCCGTAGTGGAAAATGGAAAGCCGTTGAATTCTATTTCTCCCAAACCGATGCATACGAAATTCCGGTCTATGCAGAAGATAAGGCATACCTTGAAAAAGCGAAGGAATATCTTGATGCCAATGATTACAAAGCCTGTGCAATCTATGTTCGCACGGCGTTTGAAGCTGTAATCAAGCAATATTGTGAGAAAAAGGATCTTGCTATCAAGTACCGCGAAAATCCGAGAGATTTGAGAAGTGAGGACTTCTGGATACCCATAAAAATGGAAAAGGACGAAGATGGACTTCTCCTTTTAGATTTAAGGGTCGTTGACAAAATTGAATGGGCGCGAAAATTTATTCTAAACGAACTCAGTCACGCTACTTTTGCGAATATTTACAGAAAAGAACTTGAGGATGCTATTGAAGCAGTAGAACAGCTGGAGAACGCCTTAGCAGCGGTCTAA
- a CDS encoding glycosyltransferase — protein MAKSRKISVIIPILNEAKILGKTLSQLQPELGPHELIIVDGGSSDSSVCIAKGYGEVLTSARGRAKQLNAGAAAATGDILLFLHADVWLETGALVAVEAALSAGYIGGGFRQKIDGKCILYRLIEIAGNIRGKYLKVFYGDSGIFLARATFEKIGGFPDVPVLEEMEFSKGLRKLGKTTLIVPHIHLSARRWEARGIIRTTLNNWLITLLYFLKVSPERLAKLYSHIR, from the coding sequence ATGGCGAAATCGCGAAAAATATCGGTCATTATACCGATTCTGAACGAAGCAAAGATTCTGGGCAAAACACTCTCCCAACTTCAGCCTGAATTGGGACCTCATGAGCTAATCATCGTAGATGGTGGAAGCAGCGATAGTTCTGTCTGTATTGCGAAGGGATACGGAGAGGTGCTAACATCGGCGCGTGGAAGGGCAAAGCAGCTGAACGCAGGTGCAGCGGCAGCAACAGGCGATATCCTGCTTTTCCTGCATGCGGATGTCTGGCTCGAAACCGGTGCATTGGTGGCAGTCGAAGCCGCACTGTCGGCAGGTTACATCGGGGGTGGATTCCGTCAGAAGATCGATGGCAAATGTATCCTCTATCGTCTGATTGAAATAGCAGGGAACATCCGAGGCAAATACCTAAAGGTATTTTATGGGGATAGCGGCATTTTTTTAGCACGCGCCACCTTTGAGAAAATCGGTGGTTTTCCAGATGTCCCGGTTCTGGAAGAGATGGAATTTTCAAAAGGATTGCGAAAACTCGGTAAAACGACGCTCATTGTTCCACACATCCATTTATCCGCCAGACGCTGGGAAGCGCGGGGTATCATCCGAACGACATTAAACAACTGGTTGATAACGCTCCTATATTTCCTGAAAGTCTCACCAGAGCGGCTTGCCAAACTTTATAGCCATATCCGGTAG